The Paenibacillus uliginis N3/975 genome has a window encoding:
- a CDS encoding ATP-binding cassette domain-containing protein, with translation MISIEDLTRQAGIYRLEIGNARLNSGLNLIVGANGAGKTTLMEILTTLQAPDEGTILYKGRKASDHLPLVRSQIGYVPSDIELYGDMKVGKLLTYLAEMKGVYSPEAIDRLMGDFRLEVHRRTKVKNLSQGVQRRIAVVQALLASPSFLFLDEPLNGMDAEERKFLITYLTRYAKGRMVVVAAHELNEWEDATDTVIWIHRGRIRYNGPPRTWKLAAPLRVWEGEVSLTEFEQIPEQNIIHFRMLPHGIRVRLMGSIAPGPEFSEKEPTLEDTFFVHMDALTHRS, from the coding sequence ATGATTAGTATCGAGGACCTTACACGCCAGGCTGGCATATACCGGCTTGAGATCGGCAATGCCAGACTTAATTCCGGGCTGAACTTGATCGTTGGCGCGAACGGCGCAGGAAAAACGACGTTGATGGAAATATTAACGACGCTTCAAGCTCCGGATGAGGGAACAATTTTGTACAAAGGGCGTAAGGCATCAGATCACCTGCCACTTGTTCGCAGCCAGATCGGGTATGTTCCGTCGGATATTGAATTGTATGGTGATATGAAAGTTGGAAAGCTGCTGACTTATTTGGCTGAAATGAAAGGGGTATATTCTCCTGAGGCCATAGATCGTCTCATGGGAGACTTTCGTCTGGAAGTACATCGCCGCACCAAGGTTAAAAACCTATCCCAAGGGGTGCAGCGCAGAATTGCAGTTGTACAGGCTCTCTTGGCCTCACCGTCTTTCTTATTTTTGGATGAGCCGTTGAACGGTATGGATGCAGAAGAACGGAAGTTTCTGATTACTTATTTGACACGCTATGCCAAAGGCAGAATGGTGGTTGTAGCCGCCCATGAGCTGAATGAGTGGGAAGATGCGACAGACACGGTTATCTGGATACACCGGGGACGGATTCGTTACAACGGGCCTCCACGGACCTGGAAGCTGGCCGCTCCTTTACGGGTATGGGAAGGAGAGGTCAGTCTGACGGAATTCGAACAGATTCCAGAACAGAACATTATTCATTTCAGAATGCTGCCGCATGGTATTCGGGTGAGGTTGATGGGCAGCATTGCTCCGGGTCCGGAATTCTCTGAAAAGGAACCAACACTGGAGGATACATTCTTCGTTCATATGGATGCCCTCACTCATAGATCGTAA
- a CDS encoding PEP-utilizing enzyme, TIM barrel domain protein produces MTEGKRGNGTELGKRFYDMFSRGDRERPTGNINDVDLLGDLAMTGGITHEEALLLLAAPEDIEEAVRKKEAFGKDQSSLQRLLGWSDDKRRLKVLSRAASLVQASAGMDRGAQGIGLMRGEAALHSGGPLSEVYRDWMESRGESEKQHYRLRLISLWTEEWVSVLQAARGYTCAVSLAWDTGAECSSQERLELQDIQLESVYRAVVRCQEEGLDCQLELLALWPLDSADFTEALDFIEEVGSQTLCHLKPSVDIKIGALLHPDISSSDAADIARLADVIVMDTESVPKLHLMDGKGSLEGAWRGVGLQEPITDWASPALLQNNLEETIQRIRRVKPHIGIRASGEVNVSDLRTVYRLGLTGVCCAPTSMAAVRLAGVRLEWMMNRLPAAEEA; encoded by the coding sequence ATGACCGAGGGGAAACGAGGAAATGGCACTGAATTGGGGAAACGCTTTTATGACATGTTCAGCAGAGGTGACCGGGAGCGTCCGACTGGAAATATCAACGACGTGGATTTGTTGGGTGATTTGGCGATGACTGGCGGGATTACCCACGAAGAAGCCTTGCTGCTGCTGGCTGCTCCCGAGGACATAGAGGAAGCGGTACGAAAAAAGGAAGCCTTCGGCAAAGATCAGTCTTCTCTTCAGCGCCTGCTCGGCTGGAGCGATGACAAGAGGAGGCTGAAAGTACTGTCCCGTGCGGCTAGCTTGGTGCAGGCTTCTGCTGGCATGGACCGAGGTGCTCAGGGAATCGGCCTTATGAGAGGGGAAGCTGCGCTTCATTCAGGTGGACCGTTGAGTGAAGTATACCGTGACTGGATGGAAAGTCGGGGAGAAAGTGAGAAACAGCATTACCGACTCCGTCTGATTTCGTTATGGACGGAGGAATGGGTCAGTGTTCTCCAAGCAGCCCGCGGCTACACGTGTGCAGTTAGCCTTGCGTGGGATACTGGAGCAGAATGCAGTTCTCAAGAAAGGCTGGAACTTCAGGATATCCAGCTGGAATCGGTGTATCGTGCGGTCGTACGTTGTCAGGAAGAGGGACTGGATTGCCAGCTGGAGCTGTTGGCACTTTGGCCGCTGGATTCAGCGGATTTTACGGAAGCGCTTGATTTCATTGAAGAGGTCGGGAGCCAGACACTGTGCCATCTAAAGCCCTCTGTTGATATAAAGATTGGAGCGCTACTTCATCCGGATATATCATCATCGGATGCAGCGGACATTGCCCGCTTGGCGGACGTCATCGTTATGGATACAGAAAGTGTCCCGAAACTGCATTTAATGGATGGGAAGGGTTCTTTAGAAGGAGCTTGGAGAGGAGTCGGGCTGCAGGAGCCAATTACGGACTGGGCCAGTCCAGCCTTGCTGCAAAACAATCTGGAAGAAACGATTCAGCGTATCCGGCGTGTGAAACCGCATATTGGAATTAGGGCGAGTGGGGAAGTAAACGTATCCGACCTGAGAACGGTATACCGCTTGGGTCTGACAGGGGTATGCTGTGCACCAACTTCTATGGCAGCTGTTCGTCTTGCGGGCGTTCGATTGGAGTGGATGATGAACCGTTTACCTGCTGCGGAGGAAGCTTGA
- a CDS encoding RNA polymerase sigma factor, with protein MISDQQLSERMAAGDQDAFEMLVTRYHGPLLSYTSNQLQDRQKAQDIVQETFIRLIRHLRQHGALEHVRSWLYRVALNQCKDYWKSSAYRSEGLAGEEFPERSDPSAGAEELLERQETSAEIAASLETLPDVQQNIISLRFFHDMKLQEISELLDLPLSTVKTHLYNGLRKLKKLMTVKDSYAPAITARSGGPPGGTRGRSGTEDGRQVKQKESEVYSHGSSFR; from the coding sequence ATGATTTCCGATCAACAGTTGTCTGAGAGAATGGCAGCCGGTGACCAGGATGCATTTGAGATGTTAGTAACCCGCTATCACGGTCCATTGCTTAGTTATACATCCAATCAGTTGCAGGACCGTCAGAAGGCGCAGGATATCGTCCAGGAGACGTTTATCCGGCTGATCCGTCATCTCAGACAGCATGGGGCTCTGGAGCATGTCAGATCCTGGCTCTACCGTGTTGCCCTGAACCAGTGCAAGGATTATTGGAAAAGCTCTGCTTACCGGTCAGAAGGTCTGGCTGGTGAAGAGTTTCCTGAGCGTTCGGATCCTTCAGCGGGTGCTGAAGAACTGCTTGAGAGGCAGGAGACGTCAGCGGAAATCGCAGCTTCTCTGGAAACTCTGCCGGATGTCCAGCAGAACATTATATCCTTGCGATTCTTTCACGACATGAAGCTGCAGGAAATATCGGAGCTGCTGGATCTCCCCCTGAGCACAGTGAAGACACACTTATACAATGGACTGAGAAAACTTAAAAAGCTGATGACAGTAAAAGATTCCTATGCTCCGGCAATTACCGCCCGTTCAGGCGGACCGCCGGGCGGTACCCGGGGGAGATCCGGGACTGAAGATGGCCGGCAAGTCAAACAAAAAGAAAGCGAGGTGTATTCCCATGGATCATCCTTCCGATAA
- a CDS encoding DUF3949 domain-containing protein, with protein sequence MIPVQYNYIKALNEDPRRKEKTQNEYYEGMSFQEEQLHFNSQGGLFWPSSFVASLIYKFRHKKKKPN encoded by the coding sequence ATGATTCCTGTCCAATACAATTACATTAAGGCCTTGAATGAAGATCCTAGAAGAAAAGAAAAAACCCAGAATGAGTACTACGAAGGCATGTCATTTCAGGAAGAACAGCTTCATTTCAACTCACAAGGAGGCCTGTTCTGGCCATCATCTTTCGTCGCTTCACTCATTTATAAATTCAGACATAAGAAGAAAAAGCCGAATTAA
- a CDS encoding homocysteine synthase, which produces MSEERKFSIETLAVHAGQEIDPTTMSRAVPLYQTTSYGFRDSEHAANLFSLKEFGNIYTRIMNPTTDVFEQRIAALEGGAGALATASGQAAITFSILNIAGAGDEIVSSSSLYGGTHNLFSNTLAKLGIKVHFVDSTNPENFRKYINDKTKALFAETIGNPQGNVLDVEAVAAIAHENGIPLIVDNTFPSPYLLRPIEYGADIVVHSATKFIGGHGTSIGGVIVDGGKFDWAASGKFPGLTEPDPSYHGVVYTEAVGPIAYIIKARVQLLRDIGASISPFNSWLLLQGLETLHLRVERHSQNALKVAQYLENHDAVEWVSYAGLSSHSSYELAQKYLPKGQGAILTFGIKGGTEAGRKVIESVKLFSHLANVGDSKSLIIHPASTTHQQLTEEEQVAAGVNPELLRISVGTESIDDILYDLEQALAASQQ; this is translated from the coding sequence ATGTCAGAGGAACGCAAATTTTCTATTGAAACGTTAGCCGTACACGCAGGACAAGAGATCGATCCGACAACGATGTCCCGTGCGGTCCCGCTTTATCAGACGACATCCTACGGATTTCGAGATAGTGAGCATGCAGCCAATCTGTTCTCGCTGAAAGAATTCGGCAATATCTACACCCGAATTATGAACCCGACAACGGACGTCTTCGAACAGCGTATTGCAGCACTGGAAGGCGGAGCGGGCGCGTTGGCTACAGCTTCCGGGCAAGCAGCCATCACGTTCTCGATTCTGAATATTGCGGGCGCAGGCGATGAGATTGTTTCTTCTTCTAGCCTGTACGGTGGTACACATAATCTGTTCTCCAACACACTTGCGAAACTGGGCATTAAAGTTCATTTTGTTGATTCCACAAATCCGGAAAACTTCCGTAAATACATTAACGATAAGACGAAAGCTTTATTTGCCGAAACGATTGGCAACCCGCAGGGCAACGTGCTGGATGTGGAAGCGGTGGCTGCGATTGCACATGAGAATGGCATCCCGCTCATAGTTGACAACACCTTCCCAAGCCCGTATCTGCTTCGTCCGATTGAGTATGGTGCTGATATCGTAGTGCATTCCGCTACGAAATTTATCGGCGGTCACGGAACTTCAATTGGCGGTGTCATTGTAGATGGCGGTAAATTCGATTGGGCGGCAAGCGGTAAGTTTCCGGGTCTGACTGAGCCAGACCCAAGCTATCATGGTGTGGTGTACACCGAAGCGGTTGGTCCGATAGCTTATATTATTAAAGCCCGCGTACAGCTACTCCGTGATATTGGAGCTTCCATTTCTCCGTTTAACTCCTGGTTGCTGCTGCAAGGTCTTGAGACGCTGCATCTGCGCGTGGAACGCCATAGCCAGAATGCGCTTAAGGTGGCGCAATACCTGGAAAACCACGATGCAGTGGAGTGGGTTAGTTATGCTGGTCTATCAAGCCACTCATCCTATGAGCTGGCACAGAAGTATCTGCCAAAAGGGCAGGGGGCTATTTTGACATTTGGCATTAAAGGCGGAACCGAAGCAGGACGTAAAGTGATCGAGAGTGTGAAGCTGTTCTCCCATCTCGCCAACGTTGGAGATTCCAAATCACTCATTATTCATCCAGCCAGCACAACACACCAGCAGCTCACAGAGGAAGAACAGGTTGCTGCAGGTGTAAATCCGGAGCTTCTTCGCATATCCGTCGGAACAGAGTCTATTGACGATATTTTGTATGATCTGGAACAGGCTTTGGCTGCAAGCCAGCAGTAG